One genomic segment of Rhizorhabdus phycosphaerae includes these proteins:
- a CDS encoding enoyl-CoA hydratase family protein has translation MLNPAEYSPKHFAYAFDGKVATVTLNRPERKNPLTFESYAELRDFFRDLVYATEVKAVVVTGAGGNFCSGGDVHEIIGPLTKMEMPELLAFTRMTGDLVKAMRACPQPVIAAIDGICAGAGAIMAMASDIRFATPATKTAFLFTRVGLAGADMGACAILPRIIGQGRASDLLFSGRSLGAEEGERWGFYNRIVASEEVLNEAQAYAGMLASGPTFAHGITKNQLNIEWAMSLDVAIEAEAQAQSICMQTRDFERAYNAFVAKSKPVFEGN, from the coding sequence ATGTTGAACCCGGCAGAATATTCGCCGAAGCACTTTGCCTATGCGTTCGACGGCAAGGTCGCGACGGTCACGCTGAATCGACCCGAGCGGAAAAATCCGCTGACCTTCGAATCCTATGCCGAGCTGCGCGATTTCTTCCGCGACCTCGTCTACGCGACCGAGGTCAAGGCGGTGGTCGTGACCGGCGCCGGCGGCAATTTCTGTTCGGGCGGCGACGTGCACGAGATCATCGGCCCGCTGACAAAGATGGAGATGCCCGAGCTTCTCGCCTTCACCCGCATGACCGGCGATCTGGTCAAGGCGATGCGCGCCTGCCCGCAGCCGGTGATCGCCGCGATCGACGGCATCTGCGCGGGCGCGGGCGCGATCATGGCGATGGCGTCCGACATCCGGTTCGCCACTCCCGCGACCAAGACCGCCTTCCTGTTCACCCGTGTCGGCCTCGCCGGCGCCGATATGGGCGCCTGTGCGATCCTGCCGCGCATCATCGGCCAGGGACGCGCCTCGGATCTTCTTTTCTCGGGCCGGTCGCTCGGCGCGGAAGAGGGTGAGCGCTGGGGCTTCTACAACCGCATCGTCGCCTCCGAAGAGGTGCTGAACGAGGCGCAGGCCTATGCCGGGATGCTGGCGTCGGGGCCGACCTTCGCCCATGGCATCACCAAGAACCAGCTCAACATCGAATGGGCGATGTCGCTCGACGTGGCGATAGAGGCCGAGGCACAGGCGCAGTCGATCTGCATGCAGACGCGCGATTTCGAGCGCGCCTATAATGCGTTCGTCGCCAAGTCGAAGCCGGTCTTCGAGGGCAATTGA